Proteins encoded together in one Hymenobacter monticola window:
- a CDS encoding capsule assembly Wzi family protein — MPKTLFLIGLTLLAGAAAAQTVPVPAVPAPGTPTSPAPAAEKSPWLIFDQPLDSVADTPKRRATRERAVRRAPAPGSPQRTAQVSRNGFEATQGATYVPLDPDIYRLIDRYAIKFGSDSLRDPHTSVRPYTRTAAAHLGERMLGPDSAQATRSGSLSRADRFNAQYLLKDNWANSAQGNDLNQSARPFLNYFYRDQTDFYHVDSKDFTLRVNPVALLSVGKDNQNSDGIRYVNTRGAQLEGTIDQRLGFYAFLTDNQERVPQYVQNRIARDTIVPHEGYWKPYKTGAGQYDFFSARGYLTYAATKHINVQLGHDRNFIGNGYRSLILSDYSTPYFFLKLNTRVWKLNYQNLFAELTGRRTYNSAGSPVDGVYPKKYLALHHLSLDVTSNLNIGVFESEIAGGPGRGLELQYLNPIIFYRAVEQQVGSADNAVLGLDFKWNIFHTAQVYGQLVLDEFKIGEVRARNGWWGNKQAFQLGGKYIDVAGVRNLDLQVEFNYIRPYTYQHEDYYTAYTHYMQPLAHPMGANLAEILGVLSYQPLPRLMLVGKAFYTEQGLDLNNFDVAGANYGGNVLKSYNTRVAEYDNRTAQGNKSRLLHADFTATYQPRLNLFLDAKLIARHQTYSLTPALNGNETYASVALRWNIAQRLHEF, encoded by the coding sequence ATGCCCAAAACCTTGTTCCTGATTGGCCTGACGCTGCTGGCCGGGGCTGCTGCCGCCCAAACGGTGCCGGTGCCGGCCGTGCCTGCTCCTGGCACGCCGACCTCCCCGGCGCCCGCCGCCGAAAAGTCGCCCTGGCTGATTTTTGACCAGCCGCTCGACAGCGTGGCCGACACGCCCAAGCGGCGCGCCACGCGCGAAAGAGCGGTGCGCCGCGCTCCGGCCCCCGGTAGCCCTCAGCGCACGGCTCAGGTGTCGCGCAACGGGTTTGAGGCGACGCAAGGCGCAACTTATGTGCCGCTCGACCCTGACATTTACCGCCTCATCGACCGCTACGCCATCAAATTTGGCTCTGATTCGCTGCGCGACCCGCACACCAGCGTGCGGCCCTACACGCGCACGGCGGCCGCCCACCTCGGCGAGCGCATGCTGGGACCCGACAGCGCCCAGGCCACGCGCAGCGGCAGCCTCTCGCGGGCCGACCGCTTCAATGCCCAATACTTGCTGAAAGACAATTGGGCCAACTCGGCGCAGGGCAACGACCTGAACCAGAGCGCCCGTCCGTTTCTCAACTACTTCTACCGCGACCAGACCGATTTCTACCACGTCGACAGCAAAGATTTTACGCTGCGCGTGAACCCGGTGGCGCTGCTGTCGGTGGGCAAGGACAACCAGAACAGCGACGGCATCCGCTACGTGAACACGCGCGGGGCCCAGTTGGAAGGTACCATCGACCAGCGACTGGGCTTCTACGCCTTCCTGACTGATAACCAGGAACGGGTGCCGCAGTACGTGCAAAACCGCATTGCGCGCGACACCATTGTGCCGCACGAAGGCTACTGGAAGCCCTACAAAACAGGCGCCGGCCAGTACGATTTCTTCTCGGCGCGGGGCTACCTCACCTACGCGGCCACCAAACACATCAACGTGCAGCTGGGGCACGACCGCAACTTCATCGGCAACGGTTACCGCTCGCTGATTCTGTCGGATTACAGCACGCCGTACTTCTTTTTGAAGCTGAACACCCGCGTCTGGAAGCTGAACTACCAGAACCTGTTTGCCGAGCTCACGGGCCGGCGCACCTACAATTCGGCCGGCAGCCCCGTCGATGGCGTGTACCCGAAGAAATACCTGGCTTTGCACCACCTCAGCCTCGATGTGACTTCAAACCTGAACATCGGCGTGTTTGAGTCGGAAATTGCCGGTGGCCCCGGGCGCGGGCTGGAGCTGCAATACCTGAACCCGATTATCTTCTACCGCGCCGTGGAGCAGCAGGTTGGCTCGGCCGACAATGCCGTTCTGGGCCTTGATTTTAAGTGGAATATTTTCCACACGGCGCAGGTCTACGGGCAACTAGTGCTCGATGAGTTTAAGATTGGCGAAGTGCGGGCCCGCAACGGTTGGTGGGGCAACAAGCAAGCTTTTCAGCTGGGTGGTAAGTACATCGACGTGGCCGGCGTGCGCAACCTCGATTTGCAGGTAGAGTTCAACTACATCCGCCCCTACACTTACCAGCACGAGGACTACTACACGGCCTACACGCACTACATGCAGCCCCTGGCCCACCCTATGGGCGCCAATCTGGCCGAGATTCTGGGCGTGCTCAGCTACCAGCCCCTGCCCCGCCTGATGCTGGTGGGCAAGGCCTTTTACACGGAGCAAGGCCTCGACCTAAACAACTTCGACGTAGCGGGCGCCAACTACGGCGGCAACGTGCTCAAGTCCTACAACACCCGCGTGGCCGAGTACGACAACCGCACCGCCCAGGGCAACAAGAGCCGCCTGCTGCACGCCGATTTCACGGCCACCTACCAGCCGCGCCTCAACCTGTTTCTGGACGCTAAGCTGATTGCGCGCCACCAAACCTATTCGCTCACACCCGCTCTCAACGGCAACGAAACGTACGCCTCCGTGGCCCTGCGCTGGAACATTGCCCAACGCCTGCACGAGTTTTAA